A DNA window from Pogona vitticeps strain Pit_001003342236 chromosome 2, PviZW2.1, whole genome shotgun sequence contains the following coding sequences:
- the LOC144583000 gene encoding uncharacterized protein LOC144583000 isoform X2 — MEVMSQENAEPELVSSMEQRQDLWEPDSQDLDETCISDTKSSDSLDNWREMSERMKPETNATDKSELASQQETHTQVEGYDNEKPFTCTVCGKYFVQKMALAGHKRIHAGKNRFGCEQSVKTSAVNSHSLNYQRVHTGEKPYECQECGKCFANNSHFLSHQRVHTGEKPYKCQECGKCFAQISHLATHVRLHTGEKPYKCRECGKCFAASSVLVIHQRVHTGEKPYKCHECGKCFAQNSNLVSHQRLHTREKPYKCQECGKCFASSSQLVMHQVVHTEEKPYKCQECGKCFARKADLATHHRVHTGEKPYKCKECGKCYASSSQFVKHKRVHTGKKPYKCQKCGESFAHNTSFLYHQRVHTGEKPYKCLYCGKCFVSSSQVLTHHRVHTGEKPYKCQECGNYFAQNSQLVAHQKVHTGEKPYKCQECGKCFASSSALLTHQRVHTGEKPYKCQECGKFFARDSSLLKHQRIHTGEKPYKCEDCGKYFVYYSELDSHQRTHTGAKTHKEYGKEFS; from the coding sequence ATAACTGGAGGGAAATGTCGGAACGCATGAAGCCTGAAACTAATGCTACAGACAAATCAGAGCTTGCCAGCCAGCAGGAAACCCATACACAAGTGGAAGGTTATGACAATGAGAAACCCTTCACGTGCACCGTGTGCgggaaatattttgtgcaaaagatGGCTCTCGCAGGTCACAAGAGAATTCATGCTGGAAAGAACCGTTTTGGGTGTGAGCAGTCCGTGAAAACTTCTGCTGTCAATTCACATTCTCTGAAttaccagagagtccacacaggtgagaaaccatatgaatgccaggagtgtgggaaatgctttgctaaCAATTCACACTTTTTGagccaccagagagtccacacaggagagaagccgtacaaatgccaggagtgtgggaaatgttttgctcagatttCACATCTTGCAACTCATGTgagactccacacaggagagaaaccttacaaatgccgggaatgtgggaaatgttttgctgccaGCTCAGTTCTTGTgatccaccagagagtccacacaggagagaaaccgtacaagtgCCAcgagtgtgggaagtgttttgctcagaattcaaatCTTGTGAGCCACCAGAGATTGCACAcaagagagaaaccatacaaatgccaagaatgtgggaaatgttttgcttccagTTCACAGCTGGTGATGCACCAGGTAGTTCACACagaagagaaaccatacaaatgccaggagtgtgggaagtgttttgccCGGAAGGCAGATCTTGCAACCCACCACagagtccatacaggagagaaaccatacaaatgtaaagagtgtgggaaatgctatGCTTCTAGTTCACAGTTTGTGAAGCAcaaaagagtccacacaggaaagaagccgtacaaatgccagaagtgtggcGAATCTTTTGCTCACAATACATCTTTCCTGtaccatcagagagtccacacaggagagaaaccatacaaatgcctgtATTGTGGCAAATGCTTTGTTTCCAGTTCACAGGTTCTGACCCACcatagagtccacacaggagaaaaaccatacaaatgccaggagtgtgggaattattttgctcagaattcacagctCGTAGCCCACCagaaagtccacacaggagagaaaccatacaaatgccaggagtgtgggaagtgcTTTGCTTCCAGTTCAGCCCTTTTGacccaccagagagtccacacaggagagaaaccctacaaatgccaagaatgtgggaaatttTTTGCTCGGGATTCATCTCTCCTGaagcatcagagaatccacacaggtgagaaaccgtacaaatgtgaggactgtggaaaatattttgtttactATTCAGAGCTTGACAGCCACCAGAGAACCCACACAGGAGCGAAAACGCATAAAGAGTACGGAAAGGAGTTTTCTTGA
- the LOC144583000 gene encoding uncharacterized protein LOC144583000 isoform X3, which translates to MSERMKPETNATDKSELASQQETHTQVEGYDNEKPFTCTVCGKYFVQKMALAGHKRIHAGKNRFGCEQSVKTSAVNSHSLNYQRVHTGEKPYECQECGKCFANNSHFLSHQRVHTGEKPYKCQECGKCFAQISHLATHVRLHTGEKPYKCRECGKCFAASSVLVIHQRVHTGEKPYKCHECGKCFAQNSNLVSHQRLHTREKPYKCQECGKCFASSSQLVMHQVVHTEEKPYKCQECGKCFARKADLATHHRVHTGEKPYKCKECGKCYASSSQFVKHKRVHTGKKPYKCQKCGESFAHNTSFLYHQRVHTGEKPYKCLYCGKCFVSSSQVLTHHRVHTGEKPYKCQECGNYFAQNSQLVAHQKVHTGEKPYKCQECGKCFASSSALLTHQRVHTGEKPYKCQECGKFFARDSSLLKHQRIHTGEKPYKCEDCGKYFVYYSELDSHQRTHTGAKTHKEYGKEFS; encoded by the coding sequence ATGTCGGAACGCATGAAGCCTGAAACTAATGCTACAGACAAATCAGAGCTTGCCAGCCAGCAGGAAACCCATACACAAGTGGAAGGTTATGACAATGAGAAACCCTTCACGTGCACCGTGTGCgggaaatattttgtgcaaaagatGGCTCTCGCAGGTCACAAGAGAATTCATGCTGGAAAGAACCGTTTTGGGTGTGAGCAGTCCGTGAAAACTTCTGCTGTCAATTCACATTCTCTGAAttaccagagagtccacacaggtgagaaaccatatgaatgccaggagtgtgggaaatgctttgctaaCAATTCACACTTTTTGagccaccagagagtccacacaggagagaagccgtacaaatgccaggagtgtgggaaatgttttgctcagatttCACATCTTGCAACTCATGTgagactccacacaggagagaaaccttacaaatgccgggaatgtgggaaatgttttgctgccaGCTCAGTTCTTGTgatccaccagagagtccacacaggagagaaaccgtacaagtgCCAcgagtgtgggaagtgttttgctcagaattcaaatCTTGTGAGCCACCAGAGATTGCACAcaagagagaaaccatacaaatgccaagaatgtgggaaatgttttgcttccagTTCACAGCTGGTGATGCACCAGGTAGTTCACACagaagagaaaccatacaaatgccaggagtgtgggaagtgttttgccCGGAAGGCAGATCTTGCAACCCACCACagagtccatacaggagagaaaccatacaaatgtaaagagtgtgggaaatgctatGCTTCTAGTTCACAGTTTGTGAAGCAcaaaagagtccacacaggaaagaagccgtacaaatgccagaagtgtggcGAATCTTTTGCTCACAATACATCTTTCCTGtaccatcagagagtccacacaggagagaaaccatacaaatgcctgtATTGTGGCAAATGCTTTGTTTCCAGTTCACAGGTTCTGACCCACcatagagtccacacaggagaaaaaccatacaaatgccaggagtgtgggaattattttgctcagaattcacagctCGTAGCCCACCagaaagtccacacaggagagaaaccatacaaatgccaggagtgtgggaagtgcTTTGCTTCCAGTTCAGCCCTTTTGacccaccagagagtccacacaggagagaaaccctacaaatgccaagaatgtgggaaatttTTTGCTCGGGATTCATCTCTCCTGaagcatcagagaatccacacaggtgagaaaccgtacaaatgtgaggactgtggaaaatattttgtttactATTCAGAGCTTGACAGCCACCAGAGAACCCACACAGGAGCGAAAACGCATAAAGAGTACGGAAAGGAGTTTTCTTGA
- the LOC144583000 gene encoding uncharacterized protein LOC144583000 isoform X1: protein MEVMSQENAEPELVSSMEQRQDLWEPDSQDLDETCISDTKSSDSLADNWREMSERMKPETNATDKSELASQQETHTQVEGYDNEKPFTCTVCGKYFVQKMALAGHKRIHAGKNRFGCEQSVKTSAVNSHSLNYQRVHTGEKPYECQECGKCFANNSHFLSHQRVHTGEKPYKCQECGKCFAQISHLATHVRLHTGEKPYKCRECGKCFAASSVLVIHQRVHTGEKPYKCHECGKCFAQNSNLVSHQRLHTREKPYKCQECGKCFASSSQLVMHQVVHTEEKPYKCQECGKCFARKADLATHHRVHTGEKPYKCKECGKCYASSSQFVKHKRVHTGKKPYKCQKCGESFAHNTSFLYHQRVHTGEKPYKCLYCGKCFVSSSQVLTHHRVHTGEKPYKCQECGNYFAQNSQLVAHQKVHTGEKPYKCQECGKCFASSSALLTHQRVHTGEKPYKCQECGKFFARDSSLLKHQRIHTGEKPYKCEDCGKYFVYYSELDSHQRTHTGAKTHKEYGKEFS from the coding sequence CAGATAACTGGAGGGAAATGTCGGAACGCATGAAGCCTGAAACTAATGCTACAGACAAATCAGAGCTTGCCAGCCAGCAGGAAACCCATACACAAGTGGAAGGTTATGACAATGAGAAACCCTTCACGTGCACCGTGTGCgggaaatattttgtgcaaaagatGGCTCTCGCAGGTCACAAGAGAATTCATGCTGGAAAGAACCGTTTTGGGTGTGAGCAGTCCGTGAAAACTTCTGCTGTCAATTCACATTCTCTGAAttaccagagagtccacacaggtgagaaaccatatgaatgccaggagtgtgggaaatgctttgctaaCAATTCACACTTTTTGagccaccagagagtccacacaggagagaagccgtacaaatgccaggagtgtgggaaatgttttgctcagatttCACATCTTGCAACTCATGTgagactccacacaggagagaaaccttacaaatgccgggaatgtgggaaatgttttgctgccaGCTCAGTTCTTGTgatccaccagagagtccacacaggagagaaaccgtacaagtgCCAcgagtgtgggaagtgttttgctcagaattcaaatCTTGTGAGCCACCAGAGATTGCACAcaagagagaaaccatacaaatgccaagaatgtgggaaatgttttgcttccagTTCACAGCTGGTGATGCACCAGGTAGTTCACACagaagagaaaccatacaaatgccaggagtgtgggaagtgttttgccCGGAAGGCAGATCTTGCAACCCACCACagagtccatacaggagagaaaccatacaaatgtaaagagtgtgggaaatgctatGCTTCTAGTTCACAGTTTGTGAAGCAcaaaagagtccacacaggaaagaagccgtacaaatgccagaagtgtggcGAATCTTTTGCTCACAATACATCTTTCCTGtaccatcagagagtccacacaggagagaaaccatacaaatgcctgtATTGTGGCAAATGCTTTGTTTCCAGTTCACAGGTTCTGACCCACcatagagtccacacaggagaaaaaccatacaaatgccaggagtgtgggaattattttgctcagaattcacagctCGTAGCCCACCagaaagtccacacaggagagaaaccatacaaatgccaggagtgtgggaagtgcTTTGCTTCCAGTTCAGCCCTTTTGacccaccagagagtccacacaggagagaaaccctacaaatgccaagaatgtgggaaatttTTTGCTCGGGATTCATCTCTCCTGaagcatcagagaatccacacaggtgagaaaccgtacaaatgtgaggactgtggaaaatattttgtttactATTCAGAGCTTGACAGCCACCAGAGAACCCACACAGGAGCGAAAACGCATAAAGAGTACGGAAAGGAGTTTTCTTGA